One region of Chlamydia psittaci 6BC genomic DNA includes:
- a CDS encoding type III secretion chaperone Slc1: protein MSRQNAEENLKNFAKELKLPDVAFDQNNTCILFVDGEFSLHLTYEEHSDRLYVYAPLLDGLPDNTQRKLALYEKLLEGSMLGGQMAGGGVGVATKEQLVLMHCVLDMKYAETNLLKAFAQLFIETVVKWRTVCADICAGREPSVDTMPQMPQTGGGMQPPPTGIRA from the coding sequence ATGTCTAGGCAAAATGCTGAGGAAAATCTAAAAAATTTTGCTAAAGAACTAAAGCTACCTGACGTAGCTTTTGATCAGAATAATACGTGCATTTTGTTTGTTGACGGCGAATTTTCTCTTCACCTCACTTACGAAGAACATTCTGATCGTTTGTATGTGTACGCTCCCTTGTTAGACGGTTTGCCAGATAATACCCAAAGAAAGCTAGCTTTATATGAAAAGCTTTTAGAGGGATCTATGCTTGGCGGACAAATGGCTGGTGGTGGCGTTGGAGTTGCTACTAAGGAACAGCTCGTTTTAATGCATTGTGTTTTAGATATGAAATATGCTGAAACCAACCTTTTAAAAGCATTCGCTCAGTTGTTTATTGAAACTGTTGTGAAGTGGCGGACTGTTTGTGCTGATATTTGTGCAGGTAGGGAACCTTCCGTAGATACTATGCCTCAAATGCCTCAAACCGGTGGCGGAATGCAACCTCCTCCTACAGGAATTCGTGCGTAA